In a genomic window of Littorina saxatilis isolate snail1 linkage group LG6, US_GU_Lsax_2.0, whole genome shotgun sequence:
- the LOC138968688 gene encoding A-kinase anchor protein 17A-like yields MANTSVCNDTSEAIELYEPQGLYLKPVARLNICAQLPQLKTPGKTISNWEVMEKVKNMIRPETFLSVKVAKSTMEFIRLEGEIENKSKLPLLIMKLDGKTIKLSGFPESLKVRAAEAKVPFPVRHDWDSYFRDARNMNELRPGERPDTVYMQDLPTRWFSKHDKGRGTEQKLRPSEEIVRRVFETFGEVRCVDIPMLDPFRKEIMGSLAKPGMITTFNYGQDIKFDVYVQYKDYISFVKAMDAMRGMKLLYKEDEDKALTANIRVDFDKHKHLSDKMLRKRRLERERLQALEDLRMQQERQEKEEEEAKREAERMKKVNAERERQRKKEERQRLKEERRKEREEKRRQKRVEKKQKEEEERMQLKIALEERRLLIAQRKLESLRLLSELFERVKDVKVKQDVAQQEEELEEKRKQEVLEEQRRRLEEERQKAEAKIQKKLQMRQQEVELREKILKNVKAKEQKTQDKQREELRLKMSGSRRLKSAVIMKKRLSSITRSNQSSSDSDNETKPGAKDGKEQSKSGKEQSKSGKEQSKGGGGDEGEKGEEKSKKVEVENEDSNSGIELITSSDEDEGPSHKKKKPSSTMERVLQANKLRGWGGEPEEEDEEEEGGGKKADPFSNKPRPVPIRRTFKKDKILIIKRVMDRDDSKKDDSDSDSGDSTITIIPPPRSSFAPPDDPANFMPPPGFMPPPWAFPVPGMMPPPWAGPPPPPGFMPPPWFGPRGPGPGFGRGRGRGRGRGFHTFKEPYLKKSNLPRKDSPEPEESGTISYKLSQKLSTKKDLDGRYMYPLT; encoded by the exons ATGGCCAATACATCAGTATGCAACGACACATCGGAGGCTATAGAACTGTACGAACCTCAGGGCCTGTACCTGAAGCCCGTGGCAAGGCTCAACATCTGTGCCCAGCTGCCACAGTTAAAGACGCCCGGCAAGACCATCTCCAACTGGGAAGTGATGGAAAAAGTGAAGAACATGATTCGCCCGGAAACCTTTCTCTCTGTCAAG GTAGCCAAAAGCACCATGGAATTCATCCGACTGGAAGGCGAGATTGAGAACAAGAGTAAGCTACCCCTTCTCATCATGAAGCTGGACGGCAAGACCATCAAGCTCAGCGGCTTCCCAGAATCCCTCAAGGTCAGAGCGGCCGAAGCCAAGGTCCCTTTCCCGGTGCGTCACGACTGGGACTCTTACTTCCGTGACGCCCGGAACATGAACGAGCTGCGGCCGGGCGAGCGACCGGACACGGTCTACATGCAGGACCTACCCACACGCTGGTTCTCCAAGCACGACAAGGGCAGGGGCACCGAACAAAAACTTCGCCCCAGCGAGGAGATTGTGCGGCGAGTGTTTGAAACGTTCGGAGAAGTGCGCTGCGTCGACATTCCCATGCTGGACCCGTTCAGGAAGGAGATTATGGGCAGCCTGGCCAAGCCCGGTATGATAACGACCTTCAACTACGGTCAGGACATTAAGTTTGACGTGTACGTGCAGTACAAGGATTATATCAGCTTTGTCAAGGCCATGGACGCTATGCGCGGCATGAAGCTCTTGTACAAGGAGGACGAGGATAAGGCACTGACTGCAAACATCAGG GTGGACTTTGACAAGCACAAACACTTGTCGGACAAGATGCTACGCAAGCGGCGGTTAGAGCGAGAGCGGCTACAGGCGCTGGAAGATCTGAGAATGCAACAAGAGCGacaagagaaggaggaggaggaggcaaAGAGAGAGGCTGAAAG AATGAAGAAAGTAAATGCTGAGCGAGagcgacagagaaagaaagaagagcgACAGCGGCTGAAGGAAGAGAGGAGGAAGGAGAGGGAGGAGAAGCGACGTCAGAAACGCGTCGAGAAGAAacagaaggaggaggaagaacgCATGCAGCTAAAAATAGCCCTGGAGGAACGGAGGCTGCTCATCGCACAGAGAAAGCTGGAGTCTCTCCGTCTGCTGTCAGAGCTGTTTGAGCGGGTCAAG GATGTCAAGGTGAAGCAAGACGTGGCGCAGCAGGAGGAGGAGCTGGAGGAGAAACGGAAGCAGGAAGTCTTGGAGGAACAGCGGCGCCGCCTAGAGGAGGAGCGGCAGAAGGCCGAGGCCAAGATTCAGAAGAAACTGCAGATGAGGCAGCAGGAGGTGGAACTAAGGGAGAAAATCCTGAAAAATGTCAAG GCCAAGGAGCAGAAGACGCAAGACAAGCAGAGGGAGGAGTTACGTCTCAAGATGTCAGGATCCCGCCGCCTCAAGAGTGCCGTCATCATGAAGAAACGGCTCTCCTCCATCACCCGTAGCAACCAATCCTCCTCCGACTCGGACAACGAAACGAAGCCTGGCGCCAAGGACGGCAAGGAACAGAGCAAGAGCGGCAAGGAACAGAGCAAGAGCGGCAAGGAACAGAgcaaggggggtgggggagacgagggggagaagggggaggagaaaaGCAAGAAGGTAGAGGTGGAGAATGAAGACAGTAACTCCGGCATCGAGCTCATCACGTCGTCTGACGAAGATGAGGGTCCcagccacaaaaaaaagaa ACCTAGCTCAACCATGGAGCGAGTCCTGCAGGCTAACAAGCTGCGAGGGTGGGGCGGGGAACCAGAGGAGGAAGACGAAGAGGAGGAGGGTGGGGGGAAGAAGGCGGACCCCTTCAGCAACAAGCCCCGCCCCGTCCCCATCCGTCGCACCTTCAAGAAAGACAAAATCCTCATCATCAAACGCGTGATGGACCGCGACGACTCGAAAAAGGACGATTCCGATTCCGATTCCGGAGAttccaccatcaccatcatcccCCCGCCTCGTTCCTCCTTCGCTCCCCCCGACGACCCCGCCAACTTCATGCCCCCTCCGGGTTTCATGCCCCCACCTTGGGCGTTCCCGGTGCCCGGCATGATGCCCCCTCCCTGGGCAggcccgccccctccccccggcTTCATGCCCCCTCCCTGGTTCGGTCCTCGTGGCCCTGGACCCGGCTTTGGGCGTGGGAGGGggcggggaagggggagggggttccaCACGTTCAAAGAGCCCTACCTCAAGAAGTCCAACTTGCCGCGCAAAGACAGCCCTGAACCCGAAGAGTCTGGCACTATTTCCTACAAACTGTCGCAGAAACTGTCAACCAAGAAAGACCTTGACGGACGCTACATGTACCCACTCACTTAA